From Aspergillus fumigatus Af293 chromosome 5, whole genome shotgun sequence, a single genomic window includes:
- a CDS encoding DUF167 domain-containing protein: protein MSSRTPPLLRLIENITTSSRNKPQNLPKKYSLQIACHVKPNASSSREGIIAVGAEKVDVCVAAVPRNGEANTAVSRVFAQIFDVPKSNVEVIRGLKSRDKTLCITNLDIGKDGEDQFLKGARQRLEEAIISSN from the exons ATGAGCAGCCGCactcctcctctcctccgcctGATCGAGAATATAACAACCAGCTCCCGCAATAAGCCTCAAAACTTGCCCAAGAAATACAGTCTACAGATTGCATGCCACGTCAAACCGAACGCATCCAGCTCCCGAGAAGGTATCATAGCGGTAGGAGCAGAGAAAGTAGATGTCTGCGTTGCCGCGGTGCCCAGGAACGGAGAGGCGAACACAGCTGTATCTCGGGTTTTTGCCCAG ATATTTGACGTCCCCAAGTCCAATGTGGAAGTAATCCGTGGCTTGAAATCACGCGACAAGACTCTTTGTATCACTAATCTGGACATTgggaaagatggagaagaccaATTTTTAAAAGGAGCTCGTCAAAGACTGGAGGAGGCAATCATTAGCAGTAATTGA
- a CDS encoding bestrophin family protein: protein MEGHSAPPAAEAAGAGTTTDAAPPVQANVHAQAAHHNQPIASEEKQPIGRVTPRPTFLENLADSRESQFRFHRRKNDDFDSYFHGPRDLDKHSKWPVFLRMHGSVLPKLILPLLFVAAWSTLITLFSHYVHNLGINNILLTVLGFVVGLALSFRSSTAYERWADGRKYWALLVQTSRNLARTIWVNTAERRGTEFEKDDLLGKLTAMNLILAFAVALKHKLRFEPDIGYEDLAGLVGHLDTFAKDAHDRALLQPPKKSSWKAMGEYLGVSFAESNPRKLVKRSKKPLGHLPLEILNYLSAYIDRCIANGTLSVSLHQSQAIGALCSLNEVLTGTERVLDTPLPVAYSISIAQIAWIYVLVLPFQLYPALEWITIPGSIVAAYIILGLATIGSEIENPFGQDVNDLPLDTYCRQIAVELDIITAMPPPSVDDFTSRDENLVLFPLSSSGYPEWKDRSVEDIRAALRAKVIANHSSSGASDSSTILGDGSLRSQTDTSMAKASV from the exons ATGGAGGGACATTCGGCTCCACCTGCTGCAGAGGCTGCAGGTGCAGGCACAACAACTGATGCTGCTCCTCCAGTCCAGGCGAATGTTCATGCGCAAGCTGCCCATCATAACCAACCTATAGCTTCTGAGGAAAAGCAACCTATTGGACGCGTCACGCCTCGACCAACCTTTCTTGAAAACCTTGCCGACTCTCGCGAAAGCCAATTCAGGTTCCACCGTCGCAAAAACGATGATTTTGACAGCTACTTT CACGGTCCACGAGACCTCGATAAGCATTCGAAATGGCCGGTCTTTCTTCGAATGCATGGCAGTGTCTTGCCCAAACTGATCCTGCCTCTGCTCTTTGTCGCGGCGTGGTCGACTTTGATCACACTCTTCTCACATTACGTACATAATC TTGGCATTAACAATATTCTCCTGACGGTTCTTGGTTTCGTCGTCGGTTTGGCTCTTTCATTCCGAAGCTCTACAGCGTACGAGAG ATGGGCAGATGGACGAAAGTACTGGGCGCTCTTGGTTCAGACTTCTCGCAACCTTGCTCGCACGATATGGGTCAATACAGCGGAAAGAAGAGGCACCGAATTTGAAAAGGACGACCTGTTGGGCAAACT AACGGCCATGAACCTCATCCTCGCGTTTGCCGTCGCCCTAAAGCACAAACTGCGCTTCGAGCCAGACATCGGCTACGAAGACCTGGCGGGTCTGGTCGGACACCTGGATACCTTTGCCAAGGACGCCCACGACCGTGCACTCCTTCAGCCGCCCAAAAAGAGTTCCTGGAAGGCGATGGGCGAATATCTCGGCGTCTCCTTCGCCGAGTCGAATCCCAGAAAGCTCGTCAAGCGCTCCAAGAAGCCTCTGGGACATCTGCCCCTGGAGATTCTCAACTACTTGTCGGCCTATATTGACCGGTGCATTGCGAATGGCACTCTGTCCGTCAGTCTTCACCAGAGTCAAGCCA TTGGTGCTCTGTGTTCCCTGAATGAAGTCCTCACTGGAACCGAGCGTGTGCTGGATACACCACTTCCGGTGGCCTACAGTATTTCCATTGCTCAGATTGCCTGGATCTATGTCCTGGTGCTTCCATTCCAGCTCTACCCTGCCCTGGAATGGATCACTATTCCCGGCTCTATCG TCGCCGCATACATcatcctcggcctcgccACGATCGGCAGCGAAATCGAGAACCCCTTTGGCCAGGATGTCAACGATCTCCCCTTGGACACATACTGCAGACAGATCGCCGTCGAGctcgacatcatcaccgCCATGCCACCCCCCAGTGTGGACGACTTCACCTCCCGCGACGAAAACCTGGTTCTCTTCCCTCTTAGCTCCTCCGGATACCCGGAGTGGAAGGACCGCAGCGTTGAGGATATCCGCGCCGCGCTGCGGGCAAAGGTCATCGCCAACCACTCATCTTCAGGGGCTTCGGACTCGTCCACCATCCTCGGGGACGGAAGCCTGCGGTCCCAGACTGATACGAGCATGGCCAAGGCATCCGTCTGA